One part of the Epinephelus fuscoguttatus linkage group LG12, E.fuscoguttatus.final_Chr_v1 genome encodes these proteins:
- the zgc:165604 gene encoding immunoglobulin superfamily member 11: MGSSGRWMLWTLCVCFIALENVALRVTMRESTLEVVRGDVVILPCSFFTSSPLSRLNVIWTLAPSSSPETPIQVITYDHGQVIEDPSLIGRVGFTGIPWSADIVLNDTRVSDAGTYRCMVNNPPETADPGIGELELSVLEPPSLPVCQWDGDIDIGGSVTLSCSVVEGVPTPEIRWDKLNPEEIALPINMEGDLSGFVQIVNVSSQTSGLYRCSATNLLGTENCYVNLSIYSTPDSSSGILQGVLLTLSMSLVLLALLVLVLWLHRTGQDGRWREGKEDDEDECYNEIRYTPSLMKRSFV; the protein is encoded by the exons ATGGGCTCTTCTGGAAGATGGATGCTCTggaccctgtgtgtgtgtttcattgcTCTGGAGAATG TTGCACTCAGAGTAACCATGAGGGAATCCACTCTCGAGGTGGTTCGAGGGGATGTTGTCATCCTGCCCTGCTCCTTCTTCACCTCCAGCCCTCTCTCCAGACTCAACGTTATCTGGACTCTGGCTCCCTCCTCCAGTCCAGAAACACCAATACAG GTGATAACGTACGATCATGGACAGGTGATTGAAGACCCTTCCCTCATCGGTAGAGTGGGTTTTACAG GTATTCCCTGGAGTGCAGATATTGTCCTGAATGACACACGTGTATCAGATGCTGGCACTTACCGCTGCATGGTCAATAACCCACCAGAGACGGCAGACCCCGGCATAGGAGAGCTGGAGCTCAGTGTTCTGG AACCACCTTCGCTGCCTGTGTGTCAGTGGGATGGAGATATCGATATAGGAGGAAGTGTCACGCTGTCCTGCTCGGTGGTGGAGGGCGTCCCCACTCCAGAGATCCGCTGGGATAAACTGAATCCAGAGGAAATTGCACTTCCCATCAACATGGAGG gaGATCTGTCAGGCTTTGTCCAGATTGTCAATGTATCATCTCAGACGTCCGGCCTGTATCGCTGCTCTGCCACTAACCTCCTGGGAACAGAAAACTGCTACGTCAACCTGTCCATCTACTCCA CCCCAGACAGTTCCTCAGGCATACTGCAGGGTGTGCTGCTCACCTTGTCCATGAGCTTGGTGCTGCTGGCGCTGCTGGTCCTCGTGCTGTGGCTCCATCGCACAGGACAGgatgggaggtggagggaggggaaagaagatgatgaggatgagtgTTACAATGAGATACGCTATACTCCGTCTCTGATGAAGCGCTCGTTTGTTTGA